GGCGATAAGGATTCCGGAGAACCTTTTCTGAAGGGGTGTATCTCGTAAAACAGTTATTGATGATGAACACCTTGGCGGTTCGTTGAGTAGGATCATCCGAAACGAAAAAACGCATACAATGCCTCACCAGCCGGACCTGTTCCCAGATCAGGAAGGCAACATGTGTTGGTTCGAGCGTTCCAGCATGACGAATGACTTCGAACAGAAGATAATATTTCCATTGATTGATCGTATGAGAAAAAAACTCTCCAATGTGACCGACGGCATCATCGACAACGTTCGGGCCAACTTCAGAGGCAAGATCGACGATCTGAAATGTTTGATCGGCGGGCGACGAGGTCCGACGATGCCCCGGTGCAATACGGTCGAGGATTTCCCCGATGATCGCTTTCACGAACTGGGCATCAGGCATGAGGCCGGCGCTTGGCAATCCGTAGGTGATCATGTTTCCGGAAGTGTCGTAAATTTTGACGCTGTTGAACCCATAGCGGGCTTGAAGATGTGAGAATTTCTGGTGAAACAGCAGGCATGACGATTCCGAAGTCAGATCCGTCTCTTTGAGAATACGAAGAAACTCTTTCTTCCCGTTTCGCACGGCAATATCAACTTTGCCATCAAGATGCAATAAATGCAGTCGAAGATTTTCCCGAACTCGATCTTCCGAATATTTTTGTTGTTCGATATAGACGTAATGCGAAAGAATGATGAGGAGTAACAACGGAATGCCGCTGATGATCGCCATCATCGTGGTGAGCTTGATTTTCAAGCTGATATACGGCTCGACGCCGAAGCGAATGTATTGATATACGACAAAAGCCAAGCCGAGAATGAGCAGAAGCATGATGTTGCGAAGGTCGCTACGCATTTTTAACGGTTGATATATCTCGGCTGAAGACATATTAGCGATCAACCGAAACTGGTGATTCAGGGAAAGGACGGCCCAGACCCTGTCTCCCATCTCGTAATGATTGTCGGTTTCTCTGTCGAAGAGCCTTCCCACCATCCGGGCATCGGCATCAGCGCTGGGGTTCTTCGGCCAAACACGTTCTTCCACGGCATCGTAGAGATAGACGCGATCTCCGGCAGAAGTTCGTCTCACATGTTCCTTCAAGAATTCATACGGGCGCAGTCCCTCGCGATGGATATTCACAAGAATGGTGAATTGGCCGCTCAGATAGTAAAAAAACCATGTCCGCCTCGGCATGTTCGAAGTCTGCAGCCAGCAGGTCCCGTTTTCCAGTCGAAGAAAGCGCCGTGTCGCGCCAATATACGACCGGAACGCGTTCTGATCCTCGATCCTCGGTGATGCCGACGGATCGCGAAAAAATTGCTTGAGATACGTGGATAATTGCGAGGCAATCGTCCGGCTTATCGTGGCTTCGGAAACCCACACCGCCCGATCTTTGGCATCAAGAACGCACATCGAAAATGCACGCGGATACCTGCTGGTCAGCAGCTTCGCATCAGCGAGGAGGCTTGCCTTCCAATCATGGGCAGATTCGGCTCTCCGCACCACTGCGAGAAGTTTGCGCCGAAGGACCCAATCGATGTTCGAGTATGGCTGAACGCTCTCCAGACGCTGATCGAGCCGCCGATACAATTCCTGACGCCGGTATTCCGTTTGGCGCTGGGCGAGGATGCCCATCTGATAATCGATGATGAAAAAAGGTCCGCCAAAGAAAAAAAGAATCGCAAGAACCAGTTTCAGGGTTCGATTCAGGAGCGAAAAGACGGGCATCGCTGAATGCTATTTTCCTTGTTGGGTTGCGGTAATTTTTTGCTGAGCCATGCGAGCAAGGAAAGAATCATCGTTTTTACAAAGATCCACGACTCGCCGATAGATCTCTTGAGCCTCATCCAACTTGCCCGCATTCCGCAAACTATCCGCATACAGGAGCATTTTCGCAAGGGTCTGTTGGCTGTCCTGCTCGTCGGCCGGGATCAATTGCAATCGCTGCCCCTGGCACATTGCCGCTTCGGGCCAGCGGTCGGTCTTCTCATAAGCGATCGCCAGGCGCTGCAATACATCGTCTTTGAGGTCGTCAACCGGGTATTTCTCCAGCATCAGGGAGAGAATTTCAATGATCCCGTCATAGTTTGGTTGATCGTTCATCATATCCCAGGCATACAAATACAGGTTGGACAATCGCCAGCAGACTTCGGGAACGTACCTCGACTGCGGACATGTCTCGATGATCCGGCGGTATCGCGTTTCGATCGCTTCCAAATTCCAGTCATCAATTTCTGTGACTTCTTCCAGAATCTGCAGAGCCATTTTTTCCTGATCCTCGGGGCTGAGAGCCGTTGCGGGTGAGGGCGAAACGATATCTGCTCCTGCATGCATGTCAGGATCACGCACTTGTTTCGTCTCGGAGACTGAATTCACGGCATTCGATGAGCTCGCCGTCGAAGATACTCTGCTGATCCATTCCCTGGCGAAGCTGTTGTTCGGGTCAATTTCAAGGCATCTCCTGAACGAGGAAAGAGCTTCCGAAGGACGCCCCCTCCTGTGCATCAAGAGACCGTGCAAGTTCAGAAGGCCGGTGCTCGACGGATATTTTCTCAATCCGGTCACGGCAACCTGAACGGCATCATCGACGTTTCGACTTTTTCCGAGATACCCGGCGAGAGCCTTGAAATCGGCTTCCGTTCCACCCTCCTGAACCGCTTTCTGGAGCACTTCCAGTTGTTTCGTTTCGCCTGCATGCGATGGTCCTGCTCCGAGCCAGGAAAGGAGACAGACAACACAAAACACGCATACCAATGCGAGAATCTTATGACGGGCTTTCACGAAACTCTCCCTTCAGCGACGTTCTTTCGATGATTCAGCGCCAAGTGTATCACGATTTTGCTGGGGCATTGGAAGAATCCCTTCCCCGAGAAATGTCAGGTCGGTCTGCCGACATCGACTGACAAGGCGGCAGGGAACGGTGAGAAACGTCGGCTTTCCCTCGCCGGGGGAATGAGCTTTGATACGAACCACCATGTCCAGATGGCGAAAGCGCCCCTGCGCATCGCGGACGGCATCGAAAAGCAATTGATCGACGGCAACCGAGCTTTCGAAAAACTTTGTTTTGAACGATGTTGGAGATACGGATTCGGTGCGAGAGATCAAACCCAATTTTGGGTTCCAAGAATACTGTATGGTGACGATCCGGGAAAGCCTACTCACCGTGAAAACGATCTCGTGATCGGAAACGGAATCCATTGACCGGAGACCGCGAATGTCCGAGTTTATTCGACTGATGAATAAATTGAGAAAGGACTGAACGGATAAAAGATCTGTTGATTTTTTATAGAATCTGGTCGTTCGGCTCA
This DNA window, taken from Candidatus Ozemobacteraceae bacterium, encodes the following:
- a CDS encoding tetratricopeptide repeat protein: MKARHKILALVCVFCVVCLLSWLGAGPSHAGETKQLEVLQKAVQEGGTEADFKALAGYLGKSRNVDDAVQVAVTGLRKYPSSTGLLNLHGLLMHRRGRPSEALSSFRRCLEIDPNNSFAREWISRVSSTASSSNAVNSVSETKQVRDPDMHAGADIVSPSPATALSPEDQEKMALQILEEVTEIDDWNLEAIETRYRRIIETCPQSRYVPEVCWRLSNLYLYAWDMMNDQPNYDGIIEILSLMLEKYPVDDLKDDVLQRLAIAYEKTDRWPEAAMCQGQRLQLIPADEQDSQQTLAKMLLYADSLRNAGKLDEAQEIYRRVVDLCKNDDSFLARMAQQKITATQQGK
- a CDS encoding SpoIIE family protein phosphatase, which translates into the protein MPVFSLLNRTLKLVLAILFFFGGPFFIIDYQMGILAQRQTEYRRQELYRRLDQRLESVQPYSNIDWVLRRKLLAVVRRAESAHDWKASLLADAKLLTSRYPRAFSMCVLDAKDRAVWVSEATISRTIASQLSTYLKQFFRDPSASPRIEDQNAFRSYIGATRRFLRLENGTCWLQTSNMPRRTWFFYYLSGQFTILVNIHREGLRPYEFLKEHVRRTSAGDRVYLYDAVEERVWPKNPSADADARMVGRLFDRETDNHYEMGDRVWAVLSLNHQFRLIANMSSAEIYQPLKMRSDLRNIMLLLILGLAFVVYQYIRFGVEPYISLKIKLTTMMAIISGIPLLLLIILSHYVYIEQQKYSEDRVRENLRLHLLHLDGKVDIAVRNGKKEFLRILKETDLTSESSCLLFHQKFSHLQARYGFNSVKIYDTSGNMITYGLPSAGLMPDAQFVKAIIGEILDRIAPGHRRTSSPADQTFQIVDLASEVGPNVVDDAVGHIGEFFSHTINQWKYYLLFEVIRHAGTLEPTHVAFLIWEQVRLVRHCMRFFVSDDPTQRTAKVFIINNCFTRYTPSEKVLRNPYRLPYTERLIVSPSTGPSIMPALLARCKRNNRFVCQAYLAPDASQWLLAIQPGDKLFNTYIAAAAPLSSGASSADIRSTLAFFALFILFYSSLIGWFFSQQVITPLDQIRLGIDAVQNSQFSFRMAISQKNELGQLANHFNTMMEQMSELSVARMVQKSLFPQRVQAAGPYRVHGVTVPATTLGGDYYDFRRLNERGFIVLLGDASGHGVPAAIIISMAKAVLSALITEPEDIEPSLIRLNNVLNTEIAGRLPHTMTLCLCHVDATTQEIRIFNCGHPYPLLIDRRGIIHNIETTGTPLGIRRPVVSPHSLVLEPGERLVLFTDGLVESYPEATRTGVDAFLLWEQHISKYTNIPFDGFCREVLASHPVQNLVPLPDDYSLVVIERDRA